One Tunturibacter gelidoferens genomic region harbors:
- a CDS encoding cellulase family glycosylhydrolase, protein MRYVALLVSLLFSLPAVAVQDVTIKGKDFYLDGKPWLPKGVNVAAFVRPKFIPSAPKWMNDESNNPGREWWCPAEFAAIKSVLGGSVIRFQISQAALDPHSSIYDRAYLTELTGAIKQARAAGFVVICSMSWGDSGGLQNMAGMPDDGTTRAWQSLAPGFVHDPGVMFELFNEPKLDWNKAGSHQIWAQDMQALIDEVRSLGATNILLLDGLGYAQWTNDLFPLVHDRLPNRMAMAVHPYLDPMRNEAHLDPQEYWRKHFSLSAAQVPMITTEWNATPNGGCAGPSTPELSLALMRLLASLHVGVLGWSIDTSAKLVKDHTSYQPTDYTSFQDCKDGSESGGGSLLARFPND, encoded by the coding sequence ATGAGATATGTTGCGCTCCTTGTGTCCTTACTATTTTCTCTTCCTGCCGTGGCTGTCCAAGACGTCACGATCAAAGGCAAGGACTTCTATCTGGATGGCAAGCCCTGGCTGCCCAAGGGTGTTAACGTCGCCGCTTTTGTTCGGCCGAAGTTTATTCCGTCCGCCCCCAAGTGGATGAATGATGAGAGCAACAATCCGGGGCGGGAATGGTGGTGCCCTGCTGAGTTTGCCGCGATCAAGAGCGTTCTGGGAGGCAGCGTGATTCGCTTCCAGATCAGTCAGGCCGCGCTTGATCCCCACTCCTCCATCTACGACCGCGCATATTTGACCGAGCTGACTGGAGCCATCAAGCAGGCGCGCGCAGCCGGTTTTGTCGTCATCTGCTCGATGAGTTGGGGAGATAGTGGCGGACTGCAGAACATGGCGGGCATGCCGGACGATGGCACAACGCGCGCGTGGCAGTCGCTGGCGCCTGGATTTGTCCATGATCCGGGAGTTATGTTCGAGCTATTCAACGAGCCTAAGCTGGATTGGAACAAGGCAGGCAGCCACCAGATCTGGGCGCAGGATATGCAAGCGCTCATCGATGAAGTGCGTTCGCTGGGCGCGACGAACATCCTGCTTCTGGATGGCCTGGGCTATGCGCAGTGGACCAACGATCTCTTTCCTCTGGTCCATGATCGCCTGCCCAATCGCATGGCAATGGCCGTCCATCCCTACCTCGACCCCATGCGCAACGAAGCTCATCTCGACCCGCAGGAATACTGGCGCAAACACTTCAGCCTGAGCGCCGCGCAGGTTCCCATGATCACGACGGAGTGGAACGCAACGCCCAACGGCGGCTGCGCTGGCCCCAGCACACCAGAGCTATCGCTTGCGCTCATGCGGTTGCTGGCATCGCTGCATGTGGGCGTGCTTGGCTGGTCCATCGATACATCCGCAAAGCTGGTCAAAGACCATACCAGTTATCAGCCGACAGACTATACATCCTTCCAGGATTGCAAGGACGGATCGGAATCCGGCGGTGGCAGCCTGTTGGCCAGGTTCCCAAACGACTAA
- a CDS encoding cellulase family glycosylhydrolase codes for MKKRRRLVAVLAFLVPPTVLASEDVTLKGREFYLDGKPWLPKGIDVEAFNRPIGNYESASLQQLAKQVRSDWGPAEMSAIKTVFGSKMIRFTVSQPGLDPQSPIYSAAYRDEVLAGFKEARDAGFVLVVSMDAQAENGIPNLPCMPSDSTARAWKALAPSLINDPGVIFELFNEPCRDNWDQGRKEWAGEMQTLIDMFRSMGARNILLADGLSFSQSTNGLFPLLHDSIPNRLAMAVHPYFNGLSKEPSTPPETYFENHFGKDAGRYPILATEWNATDTNGCVDDRTPEIALALVRYLQRLHIGLVGWAIDSDHGKLVKDHLHFEPTDYQNWHGCPHTPKGQPTPPVFSGAGKLLANFPNN; via the coding sequence ATGAAGAAGCGCAGACGCTTGGTTGCAGTCCTAGCATTTCTGGTTCCGCCAACCGTCCTTGCATCCGAGGATGTCACTCTTAAGGGCAGAGAGTTTTATCTGGACGGCAAGCCGTGGTTGCCGAAGGGCATCGACGTTGAGGCGTTCAATCGCCCCATTGGAAATTATGAGTCTGCCTCGTTGCAACAGCTGGCGAAGCAAGTGCGCAGTGATTGGGGACCTGCCGAAATGAGTGCAATCAAGACGGTCTTTGGCAGCAAGATGATCCGTTTTACTGTCAGTCAGCCGGGGCTGGATCCGCAATCGCCGATCTATTCGGCGGCCTACCGTGACGAAGTGCTTGCGGGGTTCAAGGAGGCGAGAGATGCCGGTTTCGTCCTCGTTGTGTCTATGGACGCGCAGGCCGAGAACGGCATCCCCAATCTGCCTTGCATGCCGAGCGACAGTACGGCGCGGGCCTGGAAGGCGCTTGCACCTTCGCTCATCAACGATCCGGGGGTGATCTTCGAACTGTTCAACGAGCCCTGCCGGGACAACTGGGATCAGGGACGCAAGGAGTGGGCAGGCGAGATGCAGACCCTGATCGACATGTTCCGGAGTATGGGAGCCAGGAATATCCTGTTGGCGGACGGCCTGAGTTTCAGTCAATCGACCAACGGGCTGTTTCCTCTCTTGCACGATTCCATCCCCAACCGTCTTGCGATGGCCGTCCATCCCTATTTCAACGGCTTGAGCAAGGAGCCATCCACGCCACCCGAGACGTACTTTGAAAATCATTTTGGCAAGGATGCTGGCAGGTATCCGATCCTCGCCACCGAGTGGAACGCCACCGACACCAATGGTTGCGTGGATGATCGAACGCCGGAGATTGCTCTAGCGTTAGTGCGCTATCTGCAACGGCTACATATCGGACTGGTTGGCTGGGCCATCGATTCCGATCATGGAAAGCTGGTGAAGGATCATTTGCACTTTGAGCCAACCGATTACCAGAACTGGCATGGGTGCCCGCACACGCCCAAAGGTCAGCCGACGCCTCCGGTCTTCTCCGGTGCCGGCAAGCTGCTCGCCAACTTCCCAAACAACTGA
- a CDS encoding PDDEXK nuclease domain-containing protein yields MDTLQYGEIRNDIVALLQAARTASARSVNALMTAAYWEIGRRIVESEQQGQERAEYGEALIKQLAEDLEPRFGRGFGWRNRTQMRAFFLAWPASKILQTPSAKSVPLPELAQKFPLPWSAYVRLLSVRNLETRAFYETEALRSGWSIRQLDRQIGSQFYERIALSKNKAAMLQKAETAASGDTVTPEQAIKDPFVLEFLGLKDEYSETDLEAALIQHLTDFLLELGDDFAFLGRQKRLRIDDTWFRIDLLFFHRRLRCLVVIDLKVGRFSYADAGQMHLYLNYAREHWMKEGENPPVGLILCAEKGTAEAHYALDSLPNKVLAAEYQMVLPDEKVIANELKKSRVQLEERRMSRIQSDST; encoded by the coding sequence ATGGACACCCTCCAATACGGCGAAATCCGTAACGATATTGTCGCACTGCTCCAGGCTGCCAGAACCGCTTCCGCTCGAAGCGTGAATGCACTGATGACTGCCGCCTATTGGGAGATCGGACGCCGCATCGTGGAATCCGAACAACAGGGGCAGGAGCGGGCGGAATACGGCGAGGCCCTTATCAAGCAACTCGCCGAAGATCTGGAGCCACGTTTCGGGCGGGGCTTTGGGTGGCGCAACCGCACACAAATGCGGGCGTTCTTCCTCGCTTGGCCCGCCTCGAAGATTTTGCAGACACCGTCTGCAAAATCTGTCCCTCTTCCTGAACTGGCTCAAAAGTTCCCTTTACCCTGGTCGGCATACGTCCGGCTGCTCTCGGTGCGGAATCTGGAGACTCGTGCGTTCTACGAGACCGAAGCTCTTCGTTCCGGCTGGTCAATTCGTCAGCTCGACCGGCAGATTGGCAGCCAGTTTTACGAACGCATCGCACTTTCTAAAAACAAGGCCGCCATGCTTCAAAAGGCGGAGACCGCCGCATCCGGCGATACCGTTACACCTGAGCAAGCCATCAAAGATCCGTTCGTGCTCGAATTCCTTGGCCTCAAGGACGAGTATTCTGAGACGGACCTTGAAGCGGCGCTCATCCAACACCTCACCGATTTCCTGCTAGAACTAGGAGACGACTTCGCGTTTCTGGGCAGGCAGAAGAGGCTTCGCATTGACGACACCTGGTTCCGAATAGATCTCCTTTTCTTCCATCGTCGGCTCCGTTGCTTGGTTGTCATCGATCTCAAAGTGGGCAGGTTCAGCTACGCGGATGCCGGACAGATGCACCTCTACTTGAACTACGCACGCGAGCACTGGATGAAAGAGGGAGAGAACCCTCCGGTGGGATTGATTCTTTGTGCAGAAAAGGGCACAGCGGAGGCTCATTATGCTCTCGACAGTCTACCCAATAAAGTTCTCGCCGCCGAATACCAGATGGTGCTCCCTGATGAAAAGGTGATTGCCAACGAATTGAAGAAATCTCGGGTGCAGTTGGAAGAGCGGCGTATGAGTCGTATCCAATCTGATAGCACCTGA
- a CDS encoding tyrosine-type recombinase/integrase — MTNALRPSEMFALKWQSFNYEKLTITLSETVYKGKIRPWGKTPKSMGVIHITQELAKALLFWKQQCPTPTPDTFIFSNSRENFIDADRFRKQVLHKLAAELKLPKLTFRVIRRSIATLAQTMGSVKDIQGILRHSSASTTADVYMQEISEGVQMTLLSISNELRAIPSSSSLEPNGSCCQPIESSLEFEVAMNM; from the coding sequence ATGACGAATGCATTGCGGCCCAGTGAAATGTTTGCTCTCAAGTGGCAAAGTTTCAACTATGAAAAGCTGACCATAACGTTGAGTGAGACAGTATATAAAGGGAAAATTCGTCCATGGGGTAAAACGCCAAAGAGCATGGGAGTGATCCATATCACTCAGGAGTTAGCCAAGGCACTACTGTTTTGGAAACAGCAATGTCCAACCCCTACTCCTGATACGTTTATTTTCTCGAATAGCAGGGAAAACTTTATTGATGCAGACAGATTCCGCAAACAGGTATTACACAAACTGGCTGCCGAACTGAAATTGCCTAAGCTGACGTTCCGGGTCATTCGTCGTTCGATTGCAACACTCGCTCAAACGATGGGCTCGGTTAAAGACATCCAGGGCATACTTCGGCACTCGTCTGCGTCAACAACTGCAGATGTCTACATGCAGGAAATTTCCGAGGGTGTGCAGATGACTTTGTTATCCATCAGCAATGAACTGAGGGCAATTCCCTCTTCATCCAGTTTGGAGCCAAATGGAAGCTGCTGCCAACCCATAGAGTCTTCTCTAGAATTTGAGGTGGCAATGAATATGTAA